The genomic interval CCGCTAGCTCTCCGGTTTACGTCCCTATGACACACCACAGGCCCGGCAGTCGTACTGCCGGGCCTGGGATGAAAAAGATTCCTGCGCCTGCTGACTACTGCGCCGGACCCTCAATGGCCTCGGAGGTCAGCAGGCCCGCATTGATCTCGCGCAGGGCGATCGAGAGCGGCTTCTCGTGGACGTGGGTGTCCACCAGAGGGCCGACGTACTCGAGCAGACCCTCACCGAGCTGCGAGTAGTACGCGTTGATCTGACGAGCGCGCTTGGCCGCGTAGATCACGAGGCTGTACT from Streptomyces spiramyceticus carries:
- the rpoZ gene encoding DNA-directed RNA polymerase subunit omega gives rise to the protein MSSSISTPEGIINPPIDELLEATDSKYSLVIYAAKRARQINAYYSQLGEGLLEYVGPLVDTHVHEKPLSIALREINAGLLTSEAIEGPAQ